A section of the Zavarzinella sp. genome encodes:
- a CDS encoding WD40 repeat domain-containing protein, translated as MLTADPKKASISSTWKYTSPLISCAFDPKNRYLFSSAEDYSLQRWEIATGKHITWQAHESWVNDIAVHPSGDFFVSAGCDDTIIFWNTLQEKQVPLKAIKAHTGWVRAVSFSSDGKYLVSTGNDGLVKLWNVSDYKLIQTFSGHQSDVYSAIFHPDGKWLLSGDLVGNIHQWEITTGKLVRSFDAKELMTDKSQGVRYGGVRSLAISPDRKHIACSGLHKATNPLGAVNEPVVLQFNWESGKKVKTHTDATVKGIGWNVFYLPDGSLVCATGGSGGGFLVFWKAEDEKVFHRLKLPNTSRDMDLHPESLQVVTAHHDRQIRVTCLYEKPAGKK; from the coding sequence ATGTTAACGGCGGATCCGAAAAAAGCATCGATCTCTTCGACATGGAAATATACCAGCCCATTGATTTCCTGTGCGTTCGATCCGAAAAACCGCTATCTATTTTCGAGTGCTGAAGACTACTCTCTCCAGCGATGGGAAATCGCTACCGGAAAACATATCACATGGCAGGCGCACGAAAGCTGGGTAAACGATATCGCTGTTCATCCCAGTGGGGACTTTTTTGTCAGCGCTGGCTGCGACGACACGATTATTTTCTGGAATACTCTTCAGGAGAAACAGGTTCCTCTCAAAGCAATCAAAGCCCACACTGGCTGGGTGCGTGCGGTAAGCTTCAGCTCAGACGGAAAATATCTGGTTAGTACCGGGAACGATGGCCTGGTAAAATTATGGAATGTGTCTGATTACAAACTGATTCAGACATTTTCTGGGCATCAATCCGATGTCTACAGTGCCATTTTTCATCCGGATGGAAAATGGTTGCTTTCAGGCGATCTGGTCGGAAATATTCATCAGTGGGAAATCACTACCGGAAAACTGGTAAGATCATTCGATGCCAAAGAACTCATGACGGATAAATCGCAGGGCGTCCGCTATGGTGGGGTGCGGTCGCTGGCGATCAGTCCAGACCGTAAACACATTGCCTGCAGTGGGTTACATAAAGCAACCAATCCACTCGGTGCGGTAAACGAACCGGTAGTCCTGCAGTTTAACTGGGAATCCGGTAAAAAAGTCAAAACCCACACCGATGCTACCGTCAAAGGTATCGGGTGGAATGTGTTTTATCTCCCGGATGGCTCGCTGGTATGTGCAACTGGCGGTAGTGGCGGTGGCTTTCTGGTTTTCTGGAAGGCAGAAGACGAAAAGGTATTTCATCGCCTGAAGTTGCCGAACACTTCCCGTGATATGGATCTGCACCCGGAAAGTTTGCAAGTGGTCACCGCACATCATGATCGTCAAATTCGTGTTACCTGCCTCTATGAAAAACCAGCAGGCAAGAAGTAA
- a CDS encoding DUF1549 domain-containing protein → MLTWFKVSSLLLIAVCTATPRSIDAADPLHVRIDQIIDASRTGPAAPLTTDEEFARRVYLDLTGMIPSADQARQFFEDDSQHKRARLIDELLSTEQYVRHMANMLGLTLMERRVTTAEWTDYLTSSVRNNKPWNQIAADLFGADGIDQKTVGPTGFIVSRTAEPHLLTRDIGRIFFGLDLQCAQCHDHPLIDDYFQADYYGIFAFVNRTYLFQPDKKKPPIIAEKADGDADFKSVFTSEEGETRPRLPGELEITEPVFKTGEEYAVPPDKTKPNLLPIPKYSRRNQLKEFTLKGDNHAFRRNIVNRLWAMMLGRGIVHPLDLHHADNPPSHPELLNLLAAEFAEMNFDIKSFLRQIALTNTYQRSVLLPNEQIAEIKSTAPLLTRLETELAVQKKIQAERDSLFQKAYDEWFEPNKKLTKLNEEIRAAKAIINSKQKPTAEKLTNANQTFKELTTERVSLQQVVEDRAKKLAPLSKKNDEQNLIVSAIHKRIEAIKALDEYRLKFEQLSNKRSDQLSVKEKEAFNAAYDLLTQYWSEQFQIGIVEPMTPEQLTWSVLQATGAIDRQRTVSTVAIDKKSPFKPEDFKDPSKIKSRSKAIEDDVYTKLLPNEKTFISLFGHGAAQPQTDFFATAEQALFFANGNELRSLLTPAGGNLTDRLLKKTTNELLANELYISVFTRRPTKDEVADVAAYLKPRDKDRTAAIQELVWALLTSSEFRFQH, encoded by the coding sequence ATGTTGACATGGTTCAAAGTCAGCAGCCTCCTGCTTATTGCAGTTTGCACTGCAACACCACGATCAATCGACGCGGCAGACCCACTCCATGTTCGTATCGATCAGATCATTGATGCCAGTCGGACTGGTCCGGCGGCACCACTTACTACCGATGAAGAATTTGCGCGACGAGTTTATCTCGATCTGACCGGAATGATCCCATCGGCAGATCAAGCCAGGCAGTTTTTTGAGGATGACTCTCAGCACAAAAGAGCACGTTTGATTGACGAACTGCTCTCCACGGAGCAATATGTCCGTCATATGGCCAACATGCTCGGCCTCACCCTGATGGAACGCCGGGTGACAACCGCTGAATGGACCGATTATCTCACTTCCAGTGTCCGTAACAACAAACCCTGGAATCAGATCGCTGCGGATCTATTCGGTGCTGATGGAATTGACCAGAAAACTGTTGGGCCTACTGGTTTTATTGTGTCCCGCACCGCAGAACCTCATTTGCTGACTCGAGATATTGGGCGGATTTTTTTCGGACTCGACCTCCAATGTGCTCAATGTCACGATCACCCACTGATTGATGACTATTTTCAGGCAGATTACTACGGCATCTTTGCTTTTGTGAATCGAACCTATCTCTTTCAACCGGATAAAAAGAAACCACCAATCATTGCAGAAAAGGCAGATGGGGATGCCGATTTCAAATCCGTGTTTACCTCAGAAGAGGGTGAAACTCGGCCTCGTTTACCCGGGGAGCTGGAAATCACTGAACCTGTTTTCAAAACGGGGGAAGAGTATGCGGTACCACCAGACAAAACGAAGCCAAACTTGCTTCCCATTCCGAAATACAGTCGCCGAAATCAACTGAAAGAATTCACCTTGAAAGGCGACAATCACGCTTTTCGCCGCAATATTGTAAACCGGCTGTGGGCGATGATGCTTGGACGAGGGATTGTGCATCCGCTCGATTTACACCACGCGGACAATCCACCTTCTCATCCGGAATTGTTGAACTTACTTGCGGCAGAATTTGCTGAAATGAATTTTGATATCAAATCATTTCTTCGGCAAATCGCCCTCACCAATACTTACCAGCGATCGGTGCTCCTCCCGAATGAGCAAATCGCAGAAATAAAATCGACTGCCCCGTTGCTCACCAGGCTAGAAACGGAACTGGCCGTTCAGAAAAAAATACAAGCAGAACGTGATTCACTTTTTCAAAAAGCTTATGATGAGTGGTTTGAACCTAACAAAAAATTAACGAAATTAAACGAAGAGATCCGCGCTGCCAAGGCAATAATCAATTCTAAACAGAAACCAACAGCAGAAAAATTAACCAACGCGAACCAGACCTTTAAAGAGTTGACCACTGAGCGTGTTTCACTTCAACAAGTTGTGGAGGATCGCGCAAAGAAACTGGCCCCACTGTCGAAGAAGAACGATGAACAGAACCTCATAGTGAGTGCTATTCACAAACGAATTGAAGCAATCAAAGCTCTTGATGAATATCGCTTGAAGTTTGAACAACTCAGTAACAAAAGAAGCGATCAGTTATCAGTTAAAGAGAAGGAAGCATTCAACGCAGCTTATGATTTACTGACCCAATACTGGTCTGAACAATTCCAGATTGGCATTGTGGAACCGATGACCCCGGAACAATTGACATGGAGTGTACTCCAAGCAACTGGGGCAATTGATCGCCAGCGCACGGTATCCACTGTCGCAATTGATAAAAAATCACCATTCAAACCTGAAGACTTCAAAGATCCATCGAAAATAAAATCGCGGTCAAAAGCAATTGAAGATGATGTTTACACCAAGTTGCTTCCAAATGAAAAAACATTCATCTCTCTGTTTGGACATGGTGCGGCACAACCGCAGACAGATTTCTTTGCAACTGCCGAACAAGCGTTGTTTTTTGCCAACGGGAATGAATTGCGAAGCCTGCTGACACCGGCTGGTGGTAATTTAACTGACCGTCTGTTGAAGAAAACTACAAACGAACTGCTTGCCAATGAATTGTATATCAGCGTATTCACTCGTCGTCCGACAAAGGACGAAGTAGCAGATGTCGCAGCGTACCTGAAGCCACGGGATAAAGATCGGACAGCCGCTATTCAGGAGTTAGTGTGGGCACTATTAACATCCAGCGAGTTTCGATTCCAGCATTAA
- a CDS encoding DUF1501 domain-containing protein — protein MFNLRKPCSTADHKIARRQFLGGIAGSFVVGGLGALTQPAMAAKLAKDQKRVLVIYMSGGLSQLESWDPKPKTDTGGPFRAIPTAIPGVHISELLPETAKHMGKLALIRSINTKNGDHGKGRYQMLHGRNETPGVSLPTIGAVCARALEDTSNPLPGHIIIPGGGRGNDAAYLGPKFASIGVNGPPKNSARPANLTEELDISRNDFRRKVNDRFAQRRRTAETDVYAYSYESAMELMKQRDVFDVSKESAKDQDRYGTDELGKHLLMARRLLENGITFVQTSHSNYDTHNENFNFHLEQVGEFDRAFSALITDLHERGMLDSTLVVVMSEFGRTPRINANYGRDHWGNAWSICLGGAKITPGAVIGKTNANGTSVIDREVNHGHLFHTYLCALGLDSEGSFDIGGRPIPMADPAYKPIRELIA, from the coding sequence ATGTTCAATCTGCGTAAACCATGCAGTACTGCCGATCACAAGATCGCCAGACGGCAATTTCTCGGTGGGATAGCAGGAAGTTTTGTCGTTGGTGGGTTAGGTGCACTAACGCAACCTGCGATGGCGGCAAAACTGGCGAAGGATCAGAAGCGAGTTTTGGTAATTTATATGTCCGGCGGATTGAGCCAGTTGGAAAGCTGGGACCCGAAACCGAAGACCGATACTGGTGGTCCATTTCGGGCGATCCCGACTGCTATCCCTGGGGTGCATATTTCGGAGCTTCTTCCTGAAACTGCCAAACATATGGGCAAGCTTGCTCTTATTCGCAGCATCAATACCAAAAACGGCGATCATGGCAAAGGTCGCTATCAAATGCTGCATGGTCGAAACGAAACACCTGGGGTATCACTGCCTACCATTGGAGCAGTCTGTGCCCGCGCTTTGGAAGATACTTCCAATCCACTACCTGGGCACATTATCATCCCCGGTGGAGGACGTGGAAACGATGCCGCTTACCTCGGGCCGAAATTTGCCAGCATCGGGGTGAACGGACCGCCAAAGAACTCTGCTCGACCTGCAAACCTCACTGAAGAACTGGACATATCGCGAAATGACTTCCGTCGCAAAGTGAACGACCGGTTCGCTCAGCGTCGCCGCACCGCAGAGACGGATGTTTATGCATACAGTTATGAATCTGCAATGGAATTGATGAAACAACGAGATGTCTTCGATGTATCGAAGGAATCAGCCAAAGATCAGGATCGCTATGGCACTGATGAACTGGGTAAACATCTGCTGATGGCCAGAAGATTATTGGAAAATGGGATTACATTTGTCCAGACATCGCATTCCAATTACGATACTCACAACGAAAACTTCAATTTTCATCTGGAACAGGTAGGTGAATTTGATCGTGCGTTTTCTGCTTTAATCACCGATTTACATGAGCGGGGCATGCTGGACAGCACGTTGGTTGTTGTGATGTCTGAATTTGGCCGAACGCCACGCATTAATGCCAACTATGGTCGCGATCACTGGGGCAATGCCTGGTCGATCTGTCTGGGTGGAGCCAAAATCACACCAGGTGCTGTCATTGGAAAAACGAACGCAAATGGCACCAGCGTGATCGATCGGGAAGTAAACCATGGGCATTTGTTTCACACCTATCTGTGCGCTTTGGGGCTTGATTCGGAAGGCTCGTTTGACATCGGTGGCAGACCAATTCCAATGGCCGATCCGGCTTACAAGCCAATTCGAGAATTAATTGCCTGA